The following coding sequences lie in one Deinococcus roseus genomic window:
- a CDS encoding ATP-binding protein yields the protein MQLPIGIQDFQKLREGGYVYVDKTQHMMPFVQGGYYFFSRPRHFGKSLTISTLKALFEGKKHLFEGLWIHDQHDFESHPVLHLNFPGVESLELPLSVGLMLYFQEQAARFGLTISNRSARLAFRDLILGLSKQGKVVLLIDEYDKPLVDFLESPQKLKEHQDLLKSVYGSIKELDEHLHLVILTGVSRFGKLSLFSDLNNLYDATLDPRFSELCGYTREELQRDFAQYHGRAQEQLKMEHESYWEMLRRWYNGYSWDGQCKVYCPFSMLVFLQNPGFKGFWYETGTPTFLLKLVKQEGYTPFEFEHFTAPGSTLTTANLEFLSPISLMFQTGYLTIKNIEHTAGGTLYDLTYPNEEVRQAFSQGLLNEYIQRPQYSEILGARLQTALEKQNWEAFFAQVNTTLAGVPYEIFPRKEAFFNSLMHLMLMSTGLPTLSQVQTSKGRMDTVIALEKQVFIFEFQLDGTAQEALEQIKSAGYGEKYLGKQALMVGVNFDSVSKSVSEWVTETLVPGS from the coding sequence ATGCAGCTTCCGATTGGCATTCAGGACTTCCAGAAACTCCGGGAAGGGGGTTATGTGTATGTGGACAAGACACAGCACATGATGCCTTTCGTTCAGGGGGGGTATTATTTTTTCTCCCGTCCCAGACACTTCGGAAAGTCCTTGACCATCAGCACCCTGAAGGCCCTGTTTGAAGGCAAGAAGCACCTCTTTGAAGGTTTATGGATTCACGACCAGCATGATTTTGAATCGCACCCAGTCCTGCACCTCAATTTCCCTGGAGTGGAGTCGCTGGAACTTCCCCTGAGCGTTGGGCTGATGCTTTATTTTCAGGAACAGGCTGCACGGTTTGGTCTGACCATCAGCAACCGCTCCGCTAGACTGGCCTTTCGCGACCTGATCCTGGGGCTTTCCAAACAGGGAAAAGTGGTGCTCCTCATCGATGAGTACGACAAACCGCTGGTGGACTTTCTGGAGAGTCCACAGAAATTGAAAGAGCATCAGGATTTACTTAAAAGTGTGTATGGGAGTATCAAGGAGCTGGATGAGCACCTGCACCTGGTGATCCTGACCGGAGTTTCCAGATTTGGCAAACTGAGTCTGTTCAGTGACCTCAACAACCTGTATGACGCCACGCTGGATCCCAGGTTCAGTGAACTGTGTGGCTACACCCGCGAAGAACTTCAGCGGGACTTTGCCCAGTATCATGGTCGTGCTCAGGAACAATTGAAAATGGAGCATGAGTCTTACTGGGAGATGCTCAGGCGGTGGTACAACGGCTATTCCTGGGATGGTCAGTGCAAGGTATATTGCCCCTTCAGCATGTTGGTCTTTCTGCAAAACCCTGGATTTAAGGGATTTTGGTACGAAACGGGCACCCCCACCTTCCTCCTCAAATTGGTCAAACAGGAAGGATACACCCCTTTCGAGTTTGAACACTTTACGGCTCCAGGTTCTACCCTCACAACAGCCAATCTGGAATTTCTCAGTCCCATCAGTTTAATGTTTCAGACGGGTTATTTGACCATCAAGAACATTGAACACACCGCTGGTGGAACATTGTACGACCTGACCTATCCCAACGAGGAAGTGCGGCAGGCTTTCAGCCAGGGGCTGCTCAATGAGTACATCCAGAGACCCCAGTACAGTGAAATTCTAGGGGCCAGGCTGCAGACAGCTCTGGAGAAACAGAACTGGGAAGCCTTTTTTGCACAGGTGAACACCACTCTCGCCGGGGTCCCCTATGAAATTTTCCCCAGGAAAGAAGCTTTTTTCAATTCTCTGATGCACCTGATGCTGATGTCGACTGGCCTGCCCACCCTGAGCCAGGTACAAACCAGCAAAGGGCGGATGGACACGGTGATTGCACTTGAGAAGCAGGTGTTCATTTTTGAATTTCAGTTAGATGGAACGGCTCAGGAAGCCCTGGAGCAGATCAAAAGTGCTGGATATGGGGAAAAGTACCTGGGAAAACAGGCGCTAATGGTAGGCGTCAATTTCGATTCAGTCAGCAAAAGCGTGTCTGAGTGGGTGACGGAGACTTTGGTTCCAGGTTCCTGA
- a CDS encoding TetR/AcrR family transcriptional regulator, whose translation MPRPPKNHTSRLPLTRERALQVAVQLADQGGLEALTMRKLAQTLGVEAMSLYHHIPGKEDILDGMVEQIFADMAWQESDPGWKGTMRNRAYRMREVLLLHPWATALMVSRSRPGAMTLRHLNDTLGCLRAGGFSVALAAHALSLLDSYIYGFVMQEVQLPFQNEAEKDQMVTGVLQHMPADVYPHFVELTLQQVVQPGYRYGSEFDYGIELLLDSLELQLQAEMEKQT comes from the coding sequence ATGCCCAGACCCCCCAAAAACCATACCTCCCGACTTCCCCTGACCCGCGAACGGGCCTTGCAGGTGGCGGTGCAACTTGCCGACCAGGGCGGCCTGGAAGCCCTCACCATGCGCAAACTGGCCCAGACCCTGGGGGTGGAAGCCATGTCCCTGTACCACCACATTCCTGGCAAGGAAGACATTCTGGACGGCATGGTCGAACAGATCTTTGCTGACATGGCCTGGCAGGAATCCGACCCAGGATGGAAAGGCACCATGCGCAACCGGGCTTACCGCATGCGGGAAGTGCTGCTTTTGCACCCCTGGGCCACCGCCCTGATGGTCTCCCGCTCCAGACCCGGAGCCATGACCCTCAGGCACCTGAATGACACCCTGGGATGCCTCAGGGCGGGGGGTTTTTCGGTGGCTCTGGCCGCCCATGCATTGTCTCTGCTGGACAGTTACATTTATGGTTTTGTGATGCAGGAGGTGCAGTTGCCTTTTCAGAACGAAGCCGAAAAAGACCAGATGGTGACCGGCGTTTTGCAGCACATGCCCGCAGACGTGTATCCCCATTTTGTGGAATTGACCCTGCAGCAGGTGGTGCAACCGGGATACCGTTACGGTTCAGAGTTTGATTACGGCATAGAACTGCTGCTGGACAGCCTGGAATTGCAATTGCAAGCAGAAATGGAAAAACAGACCTGA
- a CDS encoding DUF4386 domain-containing protein, translating to MHPHRTTAPLIGLLFLAATATFLTSTLILDPLLKPGNDLTLLLGNQQNVVLAVWLALLDGLAILLIAAWMSPLLKPFHPALAAGFLGFKIAELFAILLYCLSPMLLLTLAGQTSTTPPETLSALQSLLMSMRSWCLQMLYLFNGMAGVMFCVLLLKSRWIPAGLSSMGLLGYLGLPIAVVLHTTGLMDTQQGAGMLFFVPGGLFELILPFWLFFKGFRQVKTPLQNLQGTGG from the coding sequence ATGCACCCCCACCGCACCACCGCCCCCCTGATTGGACTGCTGTTTCTGGCCGCCACCGCCACCTTCCTGACCAGCACCCTGATCCTTGACCCCCTGCTGAAACCAGGAAACGACCTGACTTTGCTGCTGGGCAACCAGCAAAATGTCGTCCTGGCTGTCTGGCTGGCCCTGCTGGACGGACTGGCCATCCTGCTGATTGCCGCCTGGATGTCCCCGCTGCTCAAACCCTTTCATCCTGCCCTCGCTGCAGGCTTTCTGGGCTTCAAAATCGCTGAACTCTTTGCCATTTTGCTGTACTGCCTCAGTCCCATGCTGCTGCTCACCCTGGCTGGGCAAACCAGCACCACCCCACCCGAGACCCTCAGTGCCCTGCAAAGCCTGCTGATGTCCATGCGGTCCTGGTGCCTGCAAATGCTCTACCTGTTCAACGGAATGGCCGGAGTGATGTTCTGCGTGCTGCTGCTGAAATCCAGATGGATTCCCGCTGGGCTCTCCAGCATGGGACTGCTGGGCTATCTGGGCCTGCCCATCGCTGTGGTGCTGCACACCACCGGCCTCATGGACACCCAGCAGGGGGCAGGCATGCTGTTTTTCGTTCCAGGCGGACTGTTTGAACTGATTTTGCCTTTCTGGCTGTTTTTCAAAGGCTTCAGGCAGGTGAAAACACCCCTGCAGAACTTGCAGGGGACAGGGGGGTAA
- a CDS encoding MOSC domain-containing protein, whose protein sequence is MQLIGVDLGQAELIEGAGKSGLTGIFKRPVLTPVHVGALGLTGDTICDTRNHGGPDQAVYVYGMLDYQWWENELGVPLLPGTFGENLTLSHLASSNLLIGDRFEIGSVVLEVTSPRIPCSTLAARMGDPTFVKRFRAAERPGAYCRVLQEGTLQAGDPVTHRVYPGEPVRLNQLFEDFFEPPRDLQRIRRHLAAPVHHEVRQDREKQQARLLAGH, encoded by the coding sequence ATGCAACTCATCGGTGTCGATCTGGGTCAGGCAGAGCTTATTGAAGGGGCAGGCAAATCAGGCCTGACGGGCATTTTCAAACGTCCCGTCCTCACTCCTGTGCACGTTGGTGCGCTGGGTCTGACGGGAGACACCATCTGCGACACCCGCAACCACGGCGGACCGGATCAGGCCGTTTACGTTTATGGAATGCTGGATTACCAGTGGTGGGAAAATGAGCTGGGGGTGCCCCTGCTTCCGGGAACGTTTGGCGAAAACCTCACCCTGTCCCATCTGGCTTCCAGCAATCTGCTGATCGGGGATAGGTTTGAAATCGGAAGTGTGGTGTTGGAGGTCACCTCTCCCAGAATTCCCTGCTCCACCCTGGCCGCCCGCATGGGGGATCCCACCTTTGTCAAACGCTTCCGGGCAGCTGAACGTCCAGGGGCTTACTGCAGGGTTTTGCAGGAAGGCACGTTGCAGGCAGGTGATCCTGTGACACACAGGGTTTATCCGGGAGAACCCGTGCGGCTGAACCAGCTGTTTGAAGATTTTTTTGAACCACCCCGGGACCTGCAAAGGATCCGCAGGCATCTCGCAGCTCCGGTGCACCATGAAGTCCGACAGGACCGTGAAAAACAACAGGCCCGACTTCTGGCTGGACACTGA
- a CDS encoding DUF899 domain-containing protein: protein MTRNPAHPPIVDRETWQQTRSSLLKLEKASTRMQDAIAAQRRRLPMTRVDNYAFQGNAGPVTLVDLFQNRSQLIVHHFMFHPDWTAGCPHCTHFAENGTPHLTDLARGDASFVRISRAPIEKLLAYQQQKGWSTPWCSSFESTFNQDWGWTSADGGEVPGISVFMLQDGVPHLTYSTSGRGVESLSSFFGYMDLLPYGRQESWQDVPPGWPQR from the coding sequence ATGACCCGGAACCCAGCCCATCCCCCCATTGTGGACCGTGAAACCTGGCAGCAAACCCGCAGCAGTTTGCTCAAACTGGAAAAAGCCAGCACCCGCATGCAAGATGCCATTGCTGCGCAACGTCGTCGCCTGCCCATGACCCGGGTGGACAACTACGCCTTCCAGGGCAATGCAGGACCCGTCACCCTGGTGGACCTCTTTCAGAACCGTTCACAGTTGATCGTGCATCACTTCATGTTTCACCCGGACTGGACGGCGGGTTGCCCACACTGCACCCACTTCGCAGAAAACGGCACCCCGCACCTTACCGATCTGGCGCGTGGAGATGCCAGCTTTGTGCGGATTTCCCGTGCCCCCATTGAAAAACTGCTGGCCTACCAGCAACAGAAAGGCTGGAGCACCCCCTGGTGCTCTTCTTTTGAGAGCACCTTCAACCAGGACTGGGGCTGGACCTCTGCAGATGGCGGAGAAGTCCCTGGAATCAGTGTGTTCATGCTGCAGGACGGGGTGCCACACCTCACCTACTCCACTTCAGGGCGTGGAGTGGAAAGCCTGTCCAGCTTCTTTGGATACATGGATTTGCTGCCTTATGGACGGCAGGAAAGCTGGCAGGATGTGCCTCCGGGTTGGCCTCAACGCTGA
- a CDS encoding phytanoyl-CoA dioxygenase family protein has product MTATPEPTPETPITPYDTAEIMGALYGPGFAGLKSAFPVPWVDDLREDIERLYLEALQRPGGAVGRGPRRHYVEIHPEDIRGFLQLVTHPWVQFVCETVLGPDYKIVEIGFDVPNPGAKDQPWHRDFPAPEDTVKGRRLNSLAFNLTTVDVYEDMGPFEIAPGTQWDEASQFEHEMFPPKTFYPRYLERAERKMPRRGDISVRSALTIHRGTENNSEKSRPVLVLGVDAPGANNHERHDLQFTRAYYDTLPEDLKKHLLGRIVDELEPIHQGHTIEGLMMGEA; this is encoded by the coding sequence ATGACTGCCACCCCTGAACCCACCCCAGAAACCCCCATCACCCCCTACGACACCGCTGAAATCATGGGAGCCCTTTACGGTCCCGGATTTGCTGGCCTGAAAAGCGCCTTCCCTGTTCCCTGGGTGGATGACCTGCGCGAAGACATCGAACGCCTGTATCTGGAAGCCCTGCAACGGCCTGGAGGCGCAGTGGGACGCGGCCCCAGACGCCACTACGTGGAAATTCACCCGGAAGACATCCGGGGGTTCCTGCAACTGGTCACCCATCCCTGGGTGCAATTCGTGTGCGAAACCGTGCTGGGTCCGGACTACAAAATTGTGGAAATTGGCTTTGACGTGCCCAATCCTGGAGCAAAAGACCAGCCCTGGCACCGCGATTTCCCTGCTCCAGAGGACACTGTGAAAGGCCGCCGCCTCAATTCGCTGGCCTTCAACCTCACCACCGTGGATGTTTACGAAGACATGGGGCCTTTTGAAATCGCTCCAGGCACCCAGTGGGACGAGGCCAGCCAGTTTGAGCATGAGATGTTCCCTCCCAAAACCTTCTACCCGCGTTACCTGGAGCGTGCAGAACGCAAGATGCCCAGACGCGGAGACATCTCGGTGCGCTCTGCACTGACCATCCACCGGGGCACCGAGAACAACTCCGAGAAATCCCGCCCGGTGCTGGTGCTGGGGGTGGATGCGCCCGGAGCCAACAACCACGAACGGCACGATCTGCAGTTCACCCGTGCCTATTACGACACCCTTCCAGAAGACCTCAAAAAGCACCTGCTGGGCCGCATTGTGGACGAACTCGAACCCATCCACCAGGGCCACACCATTGAGGGCCTGATGATGGGCGAAGCCTGA
- a CDS encoding DUF2249 domain-containing protein: MITAQTRISEVLQDHPELLPVLISASPAFEKLRNPVLRKVMPKLVTVQQAAGMAGLEVADLLGKLLAALGQAPAGRADVASSGSLLGTPVPAWIHAEMAAELDVRPLLERGEEPFSQIQKVTSRVPAGQQFLLLAPFEPVPLYLALHRKGFVAWCERSEAAYRTHFYRQAETQEASLQPINPSETPCTGWRFDLEITIPETLEPPEPMMRVLAALEELGPGQALLVHHVRRPVYLLQRLEDTGHRVEVLEEGARVEILIQKKPLKSGPSGMA, encoded by the coding sequence ATGATCACAGCCCAGACCCGCATCAGTGAGGTGCTGCAGGACCATCCAGAGTTGCTGCCTGTCCTGATTTCGGCCAGCCCTGCTTTTGAGAAACTGAGAAACCCCGTGCTCAGGAAAGTCATGCCAAAGCTGGTGACCGTGCAGCAGGCTGCAGGCATGGCAGGCCTTGAAGTGGCTGACCTGCTGGGCAAACTGCTGGCGGCCCTGGGGCAGGCTCCTGCAGGAAGGGCGGATGTTGCTTCCTCCGGTTCACTGCTGGGCACCCCTGTTCCAGCCTGGATCCATGCGGAGATGGCGGCTGAACTGGATGTGCGACCCCTGCTGGAACGTGGAGAGGAGCCTTTCAGCCAGATCCAGAAAGTGACATCCCGTGTCCCTGCAGGCCAGCAGTTTCTGCTGCTGGCTCCCTTTGAACCTGTGCCCCTCTATCTGGCCCTGCACAGGAAAGGCTTTGTGGCCTGGTGTGAGCGGTCAGAAGCAGCTTACAGGACGCATTTTTACCGGCAAGCAGAAACACAGGAGGCCTCACTGCAGCCCATCAACCCCTCGGAGACCCCCTGTACAGGCTGGAGGTTTGATCTGGAAATCACCATCCCGGAAACCCTGGAACCCCCCGAGCCCATGATGCGGGTGCTGGCTGCACTGGAAGAGCTCGGTCCGGGACAGGCCCTGCTGGTGCACCATGTGCGCAGACCGGTTTATCTGCTGCAAAGGCTGGAAGACACCGGGCATCGGGTGGAGGTGCTGGAAGAAGGGGCAAGGGTGGAGATCCTGATCCAGAAAAAGCCCCTCAAATCTGGCCCTTCTGGCATGGCGTGA
- a CDS encoding DUF2249 domain-containing protein, with protein MPETTPEAQLQQLDVRTIHPRDRHPRIFTLFDRLDSGSSFQLVNDHDPRPLHYQFQIERPGTFEWEYLESGPQVWRVKISRA; from the coding sequence ATGCCAGAAACCACCCCGGAGGCCCAGTTGCAACAACTCGATGTGCGCACCATCCACCCCAGAGACCGCCACCCCCGCATTTTCACACTGTTTGACAGACTGGACAGTGGCAGCAGCTTTCAACTGGTCAATGACCACGATCCCAGACCACTGCACTACCAGTTCCAGATCGAGCGTCCCGGCACATTTGAATGGGAGTACCTGGAAAGTGGCCCGCAAGTGTGGCGGGTCAAAATTTCCAGAGCCTGA
- a CDS encoding metal-sulfur cluster assembly factor produces MSENLKALAGMLLHSVLDPELGISIVDLGLVYGVDFEGNTLRVTMTLTTPGCPLHDTLTDAVKRTLDRLPGVEQVQVDLVWQPAWTPQRITPEGKRLLGWR; encoded by the coding sequence ATGTCAGAAAACCTTAAGGCCCTCGCTGGTATGCTCTTGCACAGCGTGCTGGATCCCGAACTGGGCATCAGCATCGTCGATCTGGGGCTGGTTTATGGTGTCGATTTTGAAGGAAACACCCTCAGGGTCACCATGACCCTCACCACACCAGGTTGCCCCTTGCACGACACCCTCACGGATGCCGTAAAGCGCACCCTGGACCGCCTGCCCGGAGTAGAGCAGGTGCAGGTGGATCTGGTGTGGCAACCCGCCTGGACCCCTCAGCGCATCACCCCGGAAGGCAAACGCCTGCTGGGCTGGAGGTAA
- a CDS encoding truncated hemoglobin, giving the protein MLSLENHYDLIGGRAPVEHLVRTFYVNLNEIPEMKAVFDGVVEEPAAEWWEKHIQKLTDFWVGVLGGPKNFRGSPPMAHLPLGLSSDHFNRWLAVWEHTCEQTLPEKSAIFLMEAAGRMRMGLQHHLGIS; this is encoded by the coding sequence ATGCTGTCCCTGGAAAACCATTACGACCTGATCGGGGGCCGTGCCCCTGTGGAACACCTGGTTCGCACCTTCTATGTGAACCTCAATGAAATCCCCGAAATGAAAGCCGTCTTTGACGGGGTGGTGGAAGAACCCGCAGCAGAGTGGTGGGAAAAGCACATCCAGAAACTCACCGACTTCTGGGTGGGGGTGTTGGGTGGGCCCAAAAACTTCAGGGGTTCTCCTCCCATGGCCCACCTGCCTCTGGGGCTTTCCAGCGACCACTTCAACCGCTGGCTTGCCGTGTGGGAGCACACCTGCGAGCAGACCCTCCCGGAAAAATCGGCCATTTTCCTGATGGAAGCTGCGGGCCGCATGCGCATGGGACTCCAGCACCACCTGGGAATTTCCTGA
- a CDS encoding Crp/Fnr family transcriptional regulator has translation MTLLQTPSLTDIPRMLSLTPIFQGLQEKDLADLAKAMREQHFDRGSQLFLQGDPVERVHIVVRGCLRVYKEGIKGNKQITLHLEKPYRAVALVAVFLDRPVFPASCEALEDSMVLTLERQKFMEIVTHNAVLAQSVIRYQARKQGELMHLLDRLFFREVGARVAETLLLLQEEQGNGFTLPTNGTLAAQLGTVPELISRKLGEFFRQGLIQLDGRKVWVLKTQELQELAAE, from the coding sequence ATGACTTTGTTGCAAACCCCCTCCCTGACCGACATCCCCCGCATGCTGTCCCTCACCCCCATTTTTCAGGGCCTGCAGGAAAAGGACCTGGCAGACCTGGCAAAAGCCATGCGCGAACAGCATTTTGACCGGGGCAGTCAGCTTTTCCTGCAGGGCGACCCGGTGGAACGGGTGCACATTGTGGTCCGGGGTTGCCTGCGGGTGTACAAGGAAGGCATCAAAGGCAACAAGCAGATCACCCTGCACCTGGAAAAACCCTACCGCGCTGTGGCTCTGGTGGCGGTTTTTCTGGATCGCCCGGTTTTTCCTGCCTCCTGTGAAGCGCTGGAAGACAGCATGGTCCTGACCCTGGAACGCCAGAAATTCATGGAGATCGTCACCCACAATGCCGTGCTGGCCCAATCGGTGATCCGCTACCAGGCCCGCAAGCAGGGCGAACTGATGCACCTGCTGGACCGTCTGTTTTTCCGGGAGGTGGGGGCACGGGTGGCAGAAACCCTGCTGCTCTTGCAAGAAGAGCAGGGAAACGGCTTTACCCTGCCCACCAATGGCACCCTGGCGGCCCAACTGGGCACTGTGCCAGAACTGATCAGCCGCAAACTGGGAGAATTTTTCCGGCAGGGCCTGATCCAGCTGGATGGGCGCAAAGTGTGGGTGCTCAAAACGCAGGAGTTGCAGGAACTGGCAGCAGAATGA
- a CDS encoding HEAT repeat domain-containing protein: MEQIPLTFPELSARIEALQHALWQETEDALLLLIGLEDLMVASRTAVKLAVPVLAGTLQHPDVRVQAMSARILAAFGGFARQARPELQRLLDHQDPYLRGCAVLALSQQNQDLAAVHFQRLLEEEDVWGLFVATHALVFLQSEAGPFLEAFRSVLQDPSQVKVGHWQVGQGIELPEKNPIRLLLARLPDLHPSFRELDPQVIPLLQNPDVVDLAARLLKNRPGNQDAVQVLSDHLWNAQAVVLIPVLSALAGLQLPLNGAATARLYELCQHDWPDVRLQAARVLWFCQQEGETSRQVAWSLLDPETHSQDSLLYGHLVPDALLLLQDQGFWQGDLLTWLTSMYQNLFRTPSVGPGDRLVSALWQITHSPELVFADVLRVLRQGNHPDRVLGVLREMGVLALPILLPLQEVLQTEGRLLQFSGPVYHMEQLWEEEQVRADLEHLLEHLQLAKDGNTSGL; the protein is encoded by the coding sequence ATGGAACAGATCCCGCTCACCTTCCCTGAACTTTCTGCCAGGATTGAAGCTTTGCAGCACGCCCTGTGGCAGGAAACAGAAGACGCCCTGCTTCTCCTGATCGGGCTGGAAGACCTGATGGTTGCTTCCCGAACCGCGGTGAAACTGGCGGTTCCTGTGCTGGCCGGGACGTTGCAGCATCCCGATGTGCGGGTGCAGGCCATGTCTGCCCGGATTCTGGCTGCCTTCGGGGGTTTTGCCCGACAGGCCCGGCCTGAACTGCAACGTCTGCTGGACCATCAGGATCCCTACCTGCGGGGCTGTGCGGTTCTGGCCCTGTCCCAGCAAAACCAGGACCTTGCTGCAGTGCACTTTCAGCGTCTGCTGGAAGAGGAGGATGTGTGGGGTCTATTTGTGGCTACCCACGCTCTGGTGTTTTTGCAGTCTGAGGCCGGTCCTTTTCTGGAGGCCTTCAGGTCCGTTCTGCAAGACCCTTCACAGGTGAAAGTGGGCCACTGGCAGGTCGGGCAGGGGATTGAACTGCCTGAAAAAAACCCCATCCGTTTGCTGCTGGCCAGGCTGCCTGACCTGCATCCTTCTTTCCGTGAGCTGGATCCCCAGGTGATCCCTTTGCTGCAAAATCCAGATGTTGTGGATCTGGCTGCCCGCTTGCTGAAGAACAGGCCAGGCAATCAGGATGCCGTGCAGGTGCTCTCTGACCACCTGTGGAATGCCCAGGCTGTGGTGCTGATCCCGGTGCTCTCTGCCCTGGCCGGGTTGCAGCTTCCCCTCAATGGAGCGGCAACGGCGCGGCTTTATGAACTCTGCCAGCATGACTGGCCCGATGTGCGGTTGCAGGCGGCACGGGTGCTGTGGTTCTGCCAGCAGGAAGGGGAGACTTCCAGACAGGTGGCCTGGTCGTTGCTGGATCCAGAAACCCACAGCCAGGATTCCCTGCTGTACGGGCACCTGGTGCCAGACGCATTGCTGTTGCTGCAGGACCAGGGTTTCTGGCAGGGAGACCTTCTGACATGGCTGACCTCGATGTACCAGAACCTGTTCCGCACGCCTTCGGTGGGGCCGGGGGACAGGCTGGTGTCTGCCCTGTGGCAGATCACCCACAGCCCTGAGCTGGTTTTTGCGGATGTGCTGCGGGTGCTGCGGCAGGGAAACCATCCTGACCGGGTGCTGGGGGTTTTGCGGGAGATGGGTGTGCTGGCCCTTCCCATTTTGCTGCCTTTGCAGGAGGTGCTGCAGACAGAAGGCAGATTGCTGCAGTTTTCCGGCCCGGTTTATCACATGGAACAGCTCTGGGAAGAAGAGCAGGTGCGGGCTGACCTGGAACACCTGCTGGAGCACTTGCAGCTTGCAAAGGACGGCAACACCTCCGGTTTGTGA
- a CDS encoding protease inhibitor I42 family protein: MKNVQMAWAAKWLKVLVVVLLPFGAGPAWAGGGSSLQQKITDVGEDAASITLHAGEVFRVHLQETPNEDGRSWYALNELNKVRLVRRESTPLGDHGYLSTVSDITYTYRVLPRASGEQVLVFVLARQNEKSGTVLRWLTIKIIP; this comes from the coding sequence ATGAAGAATGTGCAGATGGCGTGGGCAGCAAAGTGGCTGAAAGTGCTGGTGGTGGTTCTGTTGCCTTTCGGAGCAGGCCCAGCCTGGGCAGGCGGAGGGTCCTCACTGCAACAGAAAATCACCGATGTGGGTGAGGATGCAGCGTCCATCACCTTGCATGCTGGAGAGGTGTTTCGGGTTCACCTGCAGGAAACCCCCAATGAAGATGGCCGCAGCTGGTATGCCCTGAACGAACTGAACAAAGTGCGTCTGGTGCGGCGCGAATCCACACCGCTGGGAGACCATGGTTACCTGTCCACGGTGTCTGACATCACCTACACCTACCGGGTGTTGCCGCGGGCTTCGGGTGAGCAGGTTCTGGTGTTTGTGCTGGCCCGCCAGAATGAGAAAAGCGGGACGGTCCTCAGGTGGCTGACCATCAAGATCATCCCATGA